The following coding sequences are from one Chelonoidis abingdonii isolate Lonesome George chromosome 4, CheloAbing_2.0, whole genome shotgun sequence window:
- the ZC3H14 gene encoding zinc finger CCCH domain-containing protein 14 isoform X3 has product MVMVANKKSQEQMTEDLSLFLGNNTVRFTVWLHGVLDKLRSVTTEPTSLKSSDSNIFESNLPSSKSGSCGSDERRREEILPPLAVSSTRAERNDSRVSTSSQEQRAAAARQSYEDGSASRLMSTVKPLRELSPSEAVIDIKPEPDDLIDEDLNFVQENPLLSRKKAVVTVTYGSSRPTAEIYRPPASRSTDSHIHLQRLPQQGSLQGGRQFDMESCRSLETIPLCDPEAFGSLAECYRPTSKLSADKISSEEESSRKRKLPVISSVVKVKKFSNDGEEEEEEEDYGLRIGSISSSVSVPAKPERRPSLPPSKQANKNLILKAISEAQESVTKTTNYSTVPQKQTVPVAPRTRIAQDETLLEVIHVQSRPSRVSAQVEAEEPEEQTLERIQGTQQTQLFSRLQTEPLIEETLQMTQDYYDVESVVHTDTRSFILKKPKLSEEIVVPQNQELGKKAAEAMRALSGRLIQTREQLAQPEKPASPKFIVTLDGVPSPPGYISDQEEEESCITEGVKPVTQNAAANKGLKSFQAQQMQVISRQLESPYVEMEELTVLQKQEKVLERCKYWPACKNGDECAYHHPTLPCKVFPSCKFADKCLFIHPNCKYDAKCTKSDCPYTHASRRIPLPPPKPAPLQAPPATSNSQLCRFFPACKKMECPFYHPKHCRFNTQCTRPDCPFYHPTIAVPPRHALKWTRTQTRNST; this is encoded by the exons gcTACATGGTGTGTTAGATAAACTTCGGTCTGTAACTACTG AACCTACTAGCCTAAAGTCTTCAGACTCTAACATCTTTGAGAGCAACTTGCCTTCCAGCAAAAGCGGTTCCTGTGGGAGTGATGAAAGACGGCGTGAGGAAATCCTACCACCTCTTGCAGTCTCCAGCACTCGTGCTGAAAGAAACGATTCCAGAGTTTCAACCAGCTCACAAGAGCAGAGAGCCGCTGCTGCCCG GCAGTCTTATGAAGATGGATCTGCATCCCGCTTAATGTCAACAGTCAAGCCTCTAAGAGAGTTGTCGCCTTCTGAAGCTGTGATTGACATTAAACCTGAACCAGATGATCTCATTGATGAAGACCTAAATTTTGTGCAGGAGAATCCATTGTTGTCTCGGAAGAAAGCTGTTGTAACTGTAACTTATGGATCTTCCCGTCCTACTGCTGAAATCTATAGACCACCAGCTAGCAGAAGCACAGACAGCCATATACACTTACAAAGATTGCCACAGCAAGGCAGTCTACAGGGTGGTAGGCAGTTTGACATGGAAAGCTGCAGGTCTTTGGAAACAATCCCGCTATGTGATCCAGAAGCATTTGGCAGCTTAGCAGAGTGTTACAGGCCCACCTCCAAACTGAGTGCTGATAAAATAAGCAGTGAG GAAGAAAGCTCCAGGAAGAGAAAATTGCCAGTTATAAGCTCAGTGGTCAAAGTGAAAAAGTTCAGTaatgatggggaggaggaggaggaggaggaagactaTGGGTTACGAATAGGAAGTATCTCCAGCAGTGTGTCTGTACCAGCAAAGCCTGAAAGAAG acctTCACTTCCACCCTCCAAACAGGCCAATAAGAATTTAATACTGAAAGCTATATCTGAAGCTCAGGAATCAGTTACAAAGACAACCAACTATTCCACAG TTCCACAGAAGCAGACGGTTCCAGTTGCACCCAGAACAAGAATTGCCCAAGATGAAACTCTGTTAGAAGTGATCCATGTACAGAGCCGACCTTCCAGAGTGAGCGCCCAGGTTGAGGCAGAAGAACCCGAGGAACAGACATTAGAAAGAATTCAAG GAACTCAACAAACGCAGCTCTTTTCCCGACTCCAGACTGAACCGTTAATTGAAGAAACTTTGCAAATGACTCAAG ATTATTATGACGTGGAGTCTGTGGTCCACACTGATACTAGATCATTTATTCTGAAAAAACCAAAGCTATCTGAGGAAATAGTAGTGCCACAGAACCAGGAATTGGGAAAGAAGGCTGCAGAGGCAATGCGGGCACTTTCAGGACGTCTTATACAGACAAG aGAGCAGCTTGCACAACCAGAAAAGCCTGCTAGTCCCAAATTCATTGTGACACTGGATGGTgtgcccagcccaccagggtacaTATCTGATCAAGAAGAGGAGGAGAGCTGTATAACTGAAGGAGTAAAGCCAGTTACCCAAAATGCAGCTGCAAACAAGGGATTAAAAAGCTTTCAAGCACAGCAGATGCAGGTTATAAGCAGGCAGCTGGAGAGCCCTTATG TGGAGATGGAGGAATTGACTGTGCTGCAGAAGCAAGAGAAAGTGCTTGAGCGTTGCAAGTACTGGCCTGCCTGTAAAAATGGAGATGAATGTGCATATCACCACCCCACATTACCATGCAA agtctTTCCCAGTTGCAAATTTGCTGATAAGTGCCTGTTTATCCACCCCAACTGTAAATACGATGCAAAGTGTACTAAGTCAGACTGCCCTTACACTCACGCCAGCCGACGAATCCCATTGCCGCCTCCCAAACCAG CACCACTACAAGCACCACCAGCAACCTCCAACAGTCAGCTCTGCAGATTTTTCCCTGCTTGTAAGAAAATGGAATGTCCATTTTATCATCCAAAA
- the ZC3H14 gene encoding zinc finger CCCH domain-containing protein 14 isoform X4 — translation MVMVANKKSQEQMTEDLSLFLGNNTVRFTVWLHGVLDKLRSVTTEPTSLKSSDSNIFESNLPSSKSGSCGSDERRREEILPPLAVSSTRAERNDSRVSTSSQEQRAAAARQSYEDGSASRLMSTVKPLRELSPSEAVIDIKPEPDDLIDEDLNFVQENPLLSRKKAVVTVTYGSSRPTAEIYRPPASRSTDSHIHLQRLPQQGSLQGGRQFDMESCRSLETIPLCDPEAFGSLAECYRPTSKLSADKISSEEESSRKRKLPVISSVVKVKKFSNDGEEEEEEEDYGLRIGSISSSVSVPAKPERRPSLPPSKQANKNLILKAISEAQESVTKTTNYSTVPQKQTVPVAPRTRIAQDETLLEVIHVQSRPSRVSAQVEAEEPEEQTLERIQGTQQTQLFSRLQTEPLIEETLQMTQDYYDVESVVHTDTRSFILKKPKLSEEIVVPQNQELGKKAAEAMRALSGRLIQTREQLAQPEKPASPKFIVTLDGVPSPPGYISDQEEEESCITEGVKPVTQNAAANKGLKSFQAQQMQVISRQLESPYVEMEELTVLQKQEKVLERCKYWPACKNGDECAYHHPTLPCKVFPSCKFADKCLFIHPNCKYDAKCTKSDCPYTHASRRIPLPPPKPAPLQAPPATSNSQLCRFFPACKKMECPFYHPKHCRFNTQCTRPDCPFYHPTIAVPPRHALKWTRTQTSE, via the exons gcTACATGGTGTGTTAGATAAACTTCGGTCTGTAACTACTG AACCTACTAGCCTAAAGTCTTCAGACTCTAACATCTTTGAGAGCAACTTGCCTTCCAGCAAAAGCGGTTCCTGTGGGAGTGATGAAAGACGGCGTGAGGAAATCCTACCACCTCTTGCAGTCTCCAGCACTCGTGCTGAAAGAAACGATTCCAGAGTTTCAACCAGCTCACAAGAGCAGAGAGCCGCTGCTGCCCG GCAGTCTTATGAAGATGGATCTGCATCCCGCTTAATGTCAACAGTCAAGCCTCTAAGAGAGTTGTCGCCTTCTGAAGCTGTGATTGACATTAAACCTGAACCAGATGATCTCATTGATGAAGACCTAAATTTTGTGCAGGAGAATCCATTGTTGTCTCGGAAGAAAGCTGTTGTAACTGTAACTTATGGATCTTCCCGTCCTACTGCTGAAATCTATAGACCACCAGCTAGCAGAAGCACAGACAGCCATATACACTTACAAAGATTGCCACAGCAAGGCAGTCTACAGGGTGGTAGGCAGTTTGACATGGAAAGCTGCAGGTCTTTGGAAACAATCCCGCTATGTGATCCAGAAGCATTTGGCAGCTTAGCAGAGTGTTACAGGCCCACCTCCAAACTGAGTGCTGATAAAATAAGCAGTGAG GAAGAAAGCTCCAGGAAGAGAAAATTGCCAGTTATAAGCTCAGTGGTCAAAGTGAAAAAGTTCAGTaatgatggggaggaggaggaggaggaggaagactaTGGGTTACGAATAGGAAGTATCTCCAGCAGTGTGTCTGTACCAGCAAAGCCTGAAAGAAG acctTCACTTCCACCCTCCAAACAGGCCAATAAGAATTTAATACTGAAAGCTATATCTGAAGCTCAGGAATCAGTTACAAAGACAACCAACTATTCCACAG TTCCACAGAAGCAGACGGTTCCAGTTGCACCCAGAACAAGAATTGCCCAAGATGAAACTCTGTTAGAAGTGATCCATGTACAGAGCCGACCTTCCAGAGTGAGCGCCCAGGTTGAGGCAGAAGAACCCGAGGAACAGACATTAGAAAGAATTCAAG GAACTCAACAAACGCAGCTCTTTTCCCGACTCCAGACTGAACCGTTAATTGAAGAAACTTTGCAAATGACTCAAG ATTATTATGACGTGGAGTCTGTGGTCCACACTGATACTAGATCATTTATTCTGAAAAAACCAAAGCTATCTGAGGAAATAGTAGTGCCACAGAACCAGGAATTGGGAAAGAAGGCTGCAGAGGCAATGCGGGCACTTTCAGGACGTCTTATACAGACAAG aGAGCAGCTTGCACAACCAGAAAAGCCTGCTAGTCCCAAATTCATTGTGACACTGGATGGTgtgcccagcccaccagggtacaTATCTGATCAAGAAGAGGAGGAGAGCTGTATAACTGAAGGAGTAAAGCCAGTTACCCAAAATGCAGCTGCAAACAAGGGATTAAAAAGCTTTCAAGCACAGCAGATGCAGGTTATAAGCAGGCAGCTGGAGAGCCCTTATG TGGAGATGGAGGAATTGACTGTGCTGCAGAAGCAAGAGAAAGTGCTTGAGCGTTGCAAGTACTGGCCTGCCTGTAAAAATGGAGATGAATGTGCATATCACCACCCCACATTACCATGCAA agtctTTCCCAGTTGCAAATTTGCTGATAAGTGCCTGTTTATCCACCCCAACTGTAAATACGATGCAAAGTGTACTAAGTCAGACTGCCCTTACACTCACGCCAGCCGACGAATCCCATTGCCGCCTCCCAAACCAG CACCACTACAAGCACCACCAGCAACCTCCAACAGTCAGCTCTGCAGATTTTTCCCTGCTTGTAAGAAAATGGAATGTCCATTTTATCATCCAAAA